One Oceanispirochaeta sp. genomic region harbors:
- a CDS encoding ABC transporter substrate-binding protein, producing MNRHKFIVFCLIIFTIMTPLFGGGKSDAADETITLKMGDNLPDRTNTWGLVAEEINAEFIKMHPNVEFEVESYQDQPYQEKIKIYATAGQLPDIMKYWSFSTLLHPLVESEMVAPLDMKDFEGLGWMPGALESNMVNGKLYGIPVSGDLWVIYYNKAILEECGVEVPTTMAELKAASAKIAAKGYIPMVTDGKDGWPLSITFDNIFWRVTGDFSLMLDALAGKKSFTDPEFKAAAQAYQDFFKNEGIVGHDLVTTDYGASRNLFGQQQAAMYLMGSWELGLATDSNFPEEFKSNVRAAKFPVMDNGKGSSDDLVAWFGGNYIVKADSEHKDLAIEYLKTYARLYPKLVWGKQAGFPAQAVAASDSDTPVAKNLLAIAADAEATSGTTGLDLLTPAFKETHMKLCKDLAAGVISVDEFCEGLQAAAELVNK from the coding sequence ATGAACAGACACAAATTTATTGTATTTTGTCTCATTATTTTCACAATAATGACACCCTTGTTCGGAGGCGGTAAGAGTGATGCGGCTGATGAAACAATTACATTGAAAATGGGTGACAACCTTCCCGACAGAACAAACACCTGGGGCCTTGTTGCCGAAGAGATCAATGCTGAATTCATCAAAATGCATCCCAATGTAGAATTTGAAGTAGAAAGCTATCAGGATCAGCCCTATCAGGAAAAGATTAAGATTTATGCCACGGCTGGTCAGCTTCCCGATATTATGAAGTACTGGAGTTTTTCAACTCTGCTTCATCCTCTTGTCGAGAGTGAGATGGTCGCGCCCCTGGATATGAAAGATTTCGAAGGACTGGGATGGATGCCCGGAGCCCTGGAAAGCAATATGGTCAATGGAAAACTCTATGGAATTCCTGTTTCGGGAGACCTCTGGGTTATCTATTACAACAAAGCCATTCTTGAAGAATGCGGTGTTGAAGTTCCCACAACCATGGCAGAATTGAAAGCAGCCAGTGCCAAGATAGCGGCCAAGGGCTATATCCCTATGGTGACAGACGGAAAAGACGGCTGGCCCCTGAGTATTACCTTTGACAATATTTTCTGGAGAGTCACAGGTGACTTCAGTCTTATGCTTGATGCCCTTGCCGGTAAAAAATCATTTACAGATCCCGAATTCAAGGCTGCTGCCCAGGCTTATCAGGATTTCTTCAAGAACGAGGGAATCGTTGGACATGATCTTGTAACAACAGACTACGGCGCTTCCAGAAACCTCTTTGGTCAGCAGCAGGCTGCCATGTACCTGATGGGCTCATGGGAATTGGGACTGGCTACTGACAGTAATTTCCCGGAAGAATTCAAATCGAACGTTAGAGCCGCCAAATTCCCGGTAATGGATAATGGTAAAGGATCTTCTGATGACCTGGTTGCATGGTTTGGTGGAAACTACATAGTGAAGGCCGACAGTGAACACAAAGACCTGGCCATCGAATACCTTAAAACATATGCCAGACTCTATCCTAAACTTGTTTGGGGAAAACAGGCTGGATTCCCGGCACAGGCAGTTGCAGCCAGTGACAGTGATACTCCTGTTGCCAAGAATCTACTGGCCATCGCTGCTGATGCAGAAGCAACCAGTGGAACGACAGGTCTTGACCTTCTGACACCAGCCTTCAAAGAAACACATATGAAACTTTGTAAGGACCTGGCTGCAGGTGTCATTTCTGTAGATGAATTCTGTGAAGGCCTGCAGGCTGCTGCAGAATTAGTCAATAAATAA
- a CDS encoding carbohydrate ABC transporter permease, which yields MNSKKTIFVLVLPGLAVMVFAILAPILLSVYYSMTNWSGFGAKTFVGLANYKEVILQDKTFWRSLYNALILLGVTIFIQNVLAFLLASVLIKLSEKLSLLLRTIYFIPAILTVVVISKLWVNIMNPNYGLLNKVLNSTGLGSLAHSWLSEPKTALGAVIFITVWHGFGWALLFYYSGLTTVPKELEEAALVDGAGPVMRYMKVVIPYMMPVISAVIIIDIIACLKQMEVVMLTTSGGPGNMTQFVAYHLYEQAFKYSRYGYGNAISILFVIIALTITLLAKKFLSGDNGND from the coding sequence ATGAATTCCAAAAAAACCATATTTGTTCTGGTACTGCCGGGACTCGCAGTGATGGTTTTTGCCATACTGGCCCCGATATTACTGAGTGTTTACTACAGCATGACAAACTGGTCCGGCTTCGGTGCTAAAACCTTTGTTGGTCTGGCAAATTACAAAGAAGTAATCCTTCAGGATAAAACCTTCTGGCGCTCTCTTTACAATGCTCTCATCCTTCTGGGTGTAACCATTTTCATACAGAATGTTCTGGCCTTTCTACTGGCATCGGTTCTGATAAAATTGTCTGAAAAACTATCTCTCCTCCTGAGAACAATCTATTTTATACCGGCAATTCTGACAGTTGTTGTGATCTCCAAACTATGGGTGAACATCATGAACCCCAACTACGGTCTTCTAAATAAAGTACTCAATTCCACTGGCCTGGGCAGCCTGGCTCATTCCTGGCTGAGTGAACCGAAAACAGCCCTGGGTGCTGTTATTTTCATAACAGTCTGGCACGGTTTCGGGTGGGCTCTTCTCTTCTACTATTCCGGTTTGACAACGGTTCCCAAAGAGCTGGAAGAAGCGGCTCTCGTCGATGGAGCAGGACCAGTAATGCGCTATATGAAAGTCGTGATTCCCTACATGATGCCCGTTATTTCGGCCGTCATCATCATTGACATTATTGCCTGTTTGAAACAGATGGAAGTTGTCATGCTCACCACCTCGGGAGGACCGGGAAATATGACCCAGTTTGTAGCCTACCACCTCTACGAACAAGCCTTCAAATACTCACGCTATGGTTATGGGAATGCCATCTCCATTCTATTTGTCATTATTGCACTGACCATAACCCTGCTGGCAAAGAAATTTTTATCCGGAGACAATGGTAATGATTAG
- a CDS encoding carbohydrate ABC transporter permease produces MISRRLKNSASQIALFLFLGLIALAQLFPLIWLFNYSLHKSGNLFGKAIMELPSPPQWVNYAKAWTNGRIVQYFSNSVFVVGISISLIMIFSFMLAYACSRMKWKWRSSVFTIVLLGMVIPIHTTLLPNFIWFKQFGLINTHLGIIIPYIAFNMAFSVLMFIGFLQSLPYEMEESAYMEGAGLRMILLKIIAPMAKSGFVTVGIMAFLNCWNEFIMANTFLATESKRTLPFAIIRFEGQYSSDYAVQFACMIIVAIIPIMIYFIFSKRIIAGVTAGSVKG; encoded by the coding sequence ATGATTAGTAGAAGATTAAAAAACTCCGCCAGCCAAATCGCCTTATTCCTGTTTCTGGGGCTCATTGCTCTGGCCCAGTTGTTCCCCTTGATCTGGCTTTTCAATTACTCCCTCCATAAGAGCGGAAATCTCTTTGGTAAAGCCATCATGGAACTGCCCTCTCCCCCGCAATGGGTCAATTATGCCAAAGCCTGGACCAATGGACGGATTGTTCAGTACTTTAGTAACAGTGTCTTTGTTGTGGGAATTTCCATCTCCCTGATCATGATTTTTTCATTTATGCTGGCCTATGCCTGCAGTCGAATGAAGTGGAAATGGCGTTCTTCTGTTTTTACCATTGTCCTTCTGGGAATGGTCATCCCCATCCATACGACCCTTCTACCAAACTTTATCTGGTTCAAACAGTTTGGTCTGATCAACACACATCTGGGGATTATCATTCCCTACATCGCCTTTAATATGGCCTTTTCGGTCCTTATGTTTATCGGCTTTCTTCAGTCTCTACCCTATGAAATGGAAGAATCGGCCTATATGGAGGGGGCCGGTCTCAGAATGATCCTCCTGAAAATTATAGCTCCTATGGCTAAATCAGGATTCGTAACGGTGGGAATCATGGCCTTTCTGAACTGCTGGAATGAATTTATCATGGCCAATACATTTCTTGCTACAGAATCAAAAAGGACTCTCCCTTTTGCGATCATCAGATTTGAGGGGCAGTACTCTTCAGATTATGCCGTTCAATTTGCCTGTATGATCATTGTGGCTATCATTCCGATCATGATCTATTTCATATTTTCCAAGCGCATCATTGCCGGGGTTACAGCCGGATCTGTAAAAGGATAG